DNA sequence from the Candidatus Hydrogenedentota bacterium genome:
GCGCGAAATTTTGCCGAGATACTCGGCGCAACGCGGCTCGATGCGGTGGCGCTCACGGCGCAGTTCGCGTCCATCGGTCCCATCACGTCGAAGACCGCCGCCGAGTTGGGCATGCCGGTGACCATAGAACCCGACACACACGACATTCCAAGCTTCGTTGAAGCGATTGTGCAGGCATTTACCGAGACAAGGTAAGGAGGCGACCGTGGGATTTCCGGAAATGCGTTTACGGC
Encoded proteins:
- a CDS encoding HemD protein, producing the protein ARNFAEILGATRLDAVALTAQFASIGPITSKTAAELGMPVTIEPDTHDIPSFVEAIVQAFTETR